The Deltaproteobacteria bacterium genome window below encodes:
- a CDS encoding translocation/assembly module TamB domain-containing protein, which produces MTPAGAIAASRPYDAELLAFGRERLERLCGRLRVRHLYPVGADPALLLMAWQELDRRRAVAKAGRSRRGDRRQLAAILAAYVKRDAVARDMRLLFDLPAARSESIRRLPAVVEEAVAALPEPQRVPMRAHLRDEAEAATPDVRAWRIFHDALVSSLLARPETIASLHPQIVARLASPQPLARRHPLATLLLIRLPLQLVLLVFSLLSVAYLGAYMFFNDAVLGAFVSGKVSGLLEGELEMKSIHWNGRLILDLLTGEPSYVVVEDITVYEPYKSYGGERRPTAHVERVEATLVLHEIIPWNRLAIPAMFEVPWMLHFDEVTIHGDSWFTVRGYRDEHDSRGEVALLGLRDAFQLVDQTPNDRRGLSFAVDHASLEHVDVDVDYRELSGWRFDAGFDAGEFGLRFVSIHPLGGMPRSLPFSFDLRTQGGGGELVIDDIWVPLANFDGVHMYAGTADADYGDVRFVAGADASGSRVDADGVLRYALTRMIDPATEPLPYGTAVVWGPAPVVELRAVTREAGGILAHTLAELELPESAADGTGAAVIARIEGPISEPVYHLEAEGLVLDPLDEPAWTVDDARLSVRLASEPAPERWAAYYEGPRLVATFDAFEGAVLDGGVRLRDGTVATVVLPANERDAMLLDADIDLIAINPAQLVPDDASLAATAAGSANGRLAVHELRLGPVAVADPRSDGTPAPDEFGMQFTRLEFDEVAIVRDRGPADDGVPRHLGVDGILTIDERGAMTWEDLRLTTDGATLATTGALDGSWSSMRSTSLQLDIDDGAAFSRAFGLPVLVDELRAQLDLSGPLSAPNGRDGKLMVRPHEGAVLGDTHTRLWVDRGVLHLAGDDVRVLGARGKLDVAVELFQRGQPTDDPRIRAYVDLQGVDLGALTGGEIEGMADVEVDVGDGDGKSARLSELRVGGTASVPTLRYGGTAYRGAEVAFRYADDELAIEQMVLPLHRRTAPSMGGASEIETGRIVADGTVRLQDDPELDLHVLARGVPLEVVARFVDAESPLRGQIGAGTEFDVGGTLSRPAVEGKITLVGLSAYGIALGSGALEIESDDAAAVGSLLAHREVWAKGELSTGERRGGRIDWSIDAVVAIGKRTKAGTTPPIAAQVDVGFDRIALPLVLRASGVDPEGLQGELEGLSAHVLTCNGRGAMLSDCVARQDPSGAQSLAVTLGMDRAWVRARSRSAVAQQQRAKASNPCTVAGTLCADGLQATVDGERLRLEQPLRLHSAEGTKAEIAGSFDLQTPPPAPPVVAAAACRAPPPPPPKPEGLAPDDTTAPGHATLRGTIALGALQAMLSPLGINTAKGSLEVDLAVDGPVQQPALAGRIDLRRGGESLWLQPSGVPTPLEFTEITLGITPQWLSARGTLEVYGESLQFGQVAGERTGVAFAGPCSGHFDLAAEGTLGVRLLAQLVGDAAAGAQGGIDVRQAVASGTLSPFTLERAEGTLGFFDHDLSLGAFAGLESVTLTGGEVELARCGGSHDCSAADIPDGAIALYVGARGAPAPSPGPKAIRAEFGSRGRASLWGRAYVDGTTFTPLHTELDVRLDDVAYRNYDARGRPVAEAEVSSPLLALRGTDPIVVKGDVELARARYVKDAIQGADILALTDSVELAEAPPPDFVRNLQFDLHVESDDPLRVENNIASGVEANADVVVSGTYDAPEFAGRIDFESGGRVDLPFLTGTYELQRGRVNLLGDIDEAEVDLLALRQEPIYVDAQPRQLQLLLAGTLAEIRWTCLTDGDTGAAQQTARSCFDYLVLGTGDVQVSEADVRRFGGGGLSEARKPLQVVGHVTELDLDERAAKAVPRARGYVPDMRLRLGQIGPELQVSTPRSWFDFDYGRLSFGWDYTRGYPGFFLRQSRQLTVRLELLEPITLEFSRRIRSYLNQRVVFDPLTQRTVELRFDVSVPSAK; this is translated from the coding sequence TTGACCCCTGCAGGTGCCATCGCCGCGTCGCGGCCGTACGACGCCGAGCTGCTCGCCTTCGGGCGCGAGCGGCTCGAGCGGCTGTGCGGGCGCCTGCGGGTGCGGCATCTCTATCCGGTCGGCGCCGATCCGGCGCTGCTGTTGATGGCGTGGCAAGAGCTCGATCGCCGCCGCGCCGTCGCGAAGGCCGGACGCTCGCGGCGGGGCGATCGGCGGCAGCTGGCGGCGATCCTGGCGGCGTACGTGAAGCGCGATGCGGTCGCCCGCGACATGCGACTGCTGTTCGATCTACCGGCGGCGCGCAGCGAGTCGATCCGGCGGCTGCCGGCGGTGGTCGAGGAGGCCGTGGCGGCGCTGCCCGAGCCGCAGCGCGTGCCCATGCGCGCGCACCTGCGCGACGAGGCCGAGGCCGCGACGCCCGACGTGCGCGCGTGGCGGATCTTCCACGACGCGCTGGTGTCGAGCCTGCTGGCACGGCCCGAGACGATCGCGAGCCTGCACCCGCAGATCGTCGCGCGGCTGGCCTCGCCGCAGCCGCTCGCGCGACGGCACCCGCTGGCGACATTGCTGCTCATCCGTCTGCCGCTGCAGCTGGTGCTGCTGGTGTTCTCGCTGCTGAGCGTCGCGTACCTGGGCGCGTACATGTTCTTCAACGACGCGGTGCTCGGCGCGTTCGTCAGCGGCAAGGTCTCGGGTCTGCTCGAGGGCGAGCTCGAGATGAAGAGCATCCACTGGAACGGGCGGCTCATCCTCGACCTGCTGACCGGCGAGCCCAGCTACGTGGTGGTCGAGGACATCACCGTCTACGAGCCCTACAAGAGCTACGGCGGCGAGCGCCGACCCACCGCCCACGTCGAGCGGGTCGAGGCCACCCTGGTGTTGCACGAGATCATCCCGTGGAACCGGCTGGCGATCCCCGCGATGTTCGAGGTGCCGTGGATGCTGCACTTCGACGAGGTCACGATCCACGGCGACAGCTGGTTCACCGTGCGGGGCTATCGCGACGAGCACGACTCGCGCGGCGAGGTCGCGCTGCTGGGACTGCGCGACGCGTTCCAGCTGGTCGACCAGACCCCCAACGATCGCCGCGGCCTGTCGTTCGCCGTCGACCACGCCTCGCTCGAGCACGTCGACGTCGACGTCGACTACCGCGAGCTGTCCGGCTGGCGCTTCGACGCCGGCTTCGACGCCGGCGAGTTCGGCCTGCGCTTCGTATCGATCCACCCGCTCGGCGGCATGCCGCGCTCGCTGCCGTTCTCGTTCGACCTGCGCACCCAAGGCGGCGGCGGCGAGCTCGTCATCGACGACATCTGGGTGCCGCTGGCGAACTTCGACGGCGTGCACATGTACGCCGGCACCGCGGACGCCGACTACGGTGACGTCCGCTTCGTCGCCGGCGCCGACGCGTCGGGCTCACGCGTCGATGCCGACGGCGTGCTGCGCTACGCGCTGACGCGGATGATCGATCCCGCGACCGAGCCGCTCCCCTACGGCACCGCGGTGGTGTGGGGGCCGGCGCCGGTGGTCGAGCTGCGCGCGGTGACCCGCGAGGCCGGCGGCATCCTGGCCCACACCCTGGCCGAGCTCGAGCTGCCCGAGTCGGCGGCTGACGGCACCGGGGCCGCCGTCATCGCCCGCATCGAAGGGCCCATCTCGGAGCCGGTCTACCACCTCGAGGCCGAGGGGCTGGTGCTCGATCCGCTCGACGAACCCGCGTGGACCGTCGACGACGCGCGGCTCTCGGTGCGGCTGGCCAGCGAGCCCGCGCCCGAGCGCTGGGCGGCGTACTACGAGGGCCCACGACTGGTCGCGACCTTCGACGCCTTCGAGGGCGCCGTGCTCGACGGCGGCGTGCGGCTGCGCGACGGCACGGTCGCGACCGTGGTGCTGCCGGCCAACGAGCGCGATGCGATGCTGCTCGACGCCGACATCGACCTCATCGCGATCAACCCCGCGCAGCTGGTGCCCGACGATGCGTCGCTGGCCGCGACCGCGGCTGGCAGCGCCAACGGCCGGCTCGCGGTGCACGAGCTGCGGCTCGGTCCGGTCGCGGTCGCCGATCCCCGCAGCGACGGCACGCCGGCGCCCGACGAGTTCGGCATGCAGTTCACGCGGCTCGAGTTCGACGAGGTCGCGATCGTGCGCGACCGCGGACCCGCCGACGACGGCGTGCCGCGGCACCTGGGCGTCGACGGCATCCTGACGATCGACGAGCGCGGCGCGATGACGTGGGAGGACCTGCGGCTGACGACCGACGGTGCGACGCTCGCGACCACCGGCGCGCTGGATGGCAGCTGGTCGTCGATGCGCAGCACCTCGCTGCAGCTCGACATCGACGACGGCGCCGCGTTCTCGCGTGCGTTCGGGCTGCCGGTGCTGGTCGACGAGCTGCGCGCGCAGCTCGACCTGTCGGGCCCGCTGTCGGCGCCCAACGGTCGCGACGGCAAGCTGATGGTGCGGCCGCACGAGGGCGCGGTGCTGGGCGATACCCACACGCGGCTGTGGGTCGACCGCGGCGTGCTGCACCTGGCTGGCGACGACGTGCGGGTGCTCGGCGCCCGCGGCAAGCTCGACGTCGCGGTCGAGCTGTTCCAGCGCGGCCAGCCCACCGACGATCCGCGGATCCGGGCCTACGTCGATCTCCAGGGCGTCGACCTCGGTGCGCTGACCGGCGGTGAGATCGAAGGCATGGCCGACGTCGAGGTCGACGTCGGCGACGGCGACGGCAAGTCGGCGCGGCTGTCGGAGCTGCGCGTCGGTGGCACCGCGTCGGTGCCGACGTTGCGCTACGGCGGCACCGCCTACCGCGGGGCCGAGGTCGCGTTTCGTTACGCCGACGACGAGCTCGCGATCGAGCAGATGGTGCTGCCGTTGCACCGTCGCACCGCGCCGTCGATGGGCGGCGCCAGCGAGATCGAGACCGGCCGCATCGTCGCCGACGGCACGGTGCGCCTGCAGGACGACCCCGAGCTCGACCTGCACGTGCTCGCGCGCGGGGTCCCGCTCGAAGTGGTCGCCAGGTTCGTCGACGCCGAGTCGCCGCTGCGGGGACAGATCGGCGCGGGCACCGAGTTCGACGTCGGCGGCACGCTGTCGCGGCCCGCGGTCGAGGGCAAGATCACCCTGGTGGGCCTGTCGGCCTATGGCATCGCGCTCGGCAGCGGCGCGCTCGAGATCGAGAGCGACGACGCGGCCGCGGTGGGCTCGCTGCTGGCCCACCGCGAGGTGTGGGCCAAGGGCGAGCTGTCGACCGGTGAGCGCCGCGGCGGTCGCATCGACTGGTCGATCGACGCGGTGGTCGCGATCGGCAAGCGCACCAAGGCCGGCACCACGCCGCCGATCGCCGCGCAGGTCGACGTCGGCTTCGATCGCATCGCGCTGCCGTTGGTGCTGCGGGCCTCGGGGGTCGATCCCGAGGGATTGCAGGGCGAGCTCGAGGGGCTGTCGGCCCACGTGCTGACCTGCAACGGTCGCGGCGCGATGCTGTCGGACTGTGTCGCGCGGCAGGACCCAAGCGGCGCCCAGAGCCTGGCCGTGACGCTCGGCATGGATCGCGCGTGGGTGCGGGCGCGCTCGCGCTCGGCGGTCGCGCAGCAGCAGCGCGCCAAGGCCAGCAACCCCTGCACGGTCGCGGGCACGCTGTGCGCCGATGGTCTGCAGGCCACCGTCGACGGCGAGCGCCTGCGGCTCGAGCAGCCGCTGCGGCTGCACTCGGCCGAGGGCACCAAGGCCGAGATCGCCGGCAGCTTCGATCTGCAGACGCCGCCGCCGGCCCCACCGGTGGTGGCGGCAGCCGCATGTCGGGCCCCGCCGCCGCCGCCACCCAAGCCCGAGGGGCTCGCGCCCGACGACACCACGGCCCCCGGGCACGCGACCCTGCGCGGGACCATCGCGCTCGGTGCACTGCAGGCGATGCTCAGCCCGCTCGGCATCAACACCGCCAAGGGCTCGCTCGAGGTCGACCTCGCGGTCGACGGGCCGGTGCAGCAGCCTGCGCTGGCCGGCCGCATCGACCTGCGGCGCGGCGGCGAGAGCCTGTGGCTGCAGCCGAGTGGCGTACCCACGCCGCTCGAGTTCACCGAGATCACCCTCGGCATCACGCCGCAGTGGCTGTCGGCCCGCGGCACCCTCGAGGTCTACGGCGAGTCGCTGCAGTTCGGTCAGGTGGCGGGCGAGCGCACCGGCGTCGCGTTCGCGGGCCCCTGCAGCGGTCACTTCGACCTCGCCGCCGAGGGCACGCTCGGCGTGCGCTTGCTGGCCCAGCTGGTCGGCGACGCGGCCGCGGGCGCGCAGGGTGGCATCGACGTGCGCCAGGCGGTCGCCAGCGGCACGCTGTCACCGTTCACGCTCGAGCGCGCCGAGGGCACGCTCGGCTTCTTCGATCACGATCTCTCGCTGGGCGCGTTCGCCGGGCTCGAGTCGGTCACGCTCACCGGTGGCGAGGTCGAGCTGGCGCGCTGTGGCGGCAGCCACGACTGCAGCGCCGCCGACATCCCCGACGGCGCGATCGCGTTGTACGTCGGAGCCCGCGGCGCGCCGGCGCCGAGCCCCGGCCCCAAGGCGATCCGTGCCGAGTTCGGCAGTCGCGGTCGCGCCAGCCTGTGGGGCCGCGCGTACGTCGACGGCACCACCTTCACGCCGCTGCACACCGAGCTCGACGTGCGACTCGACGACGTTGCCTATCGCAACTACGACGCCCGTGGGCGGCCGGTCGCCGAGGCCGAGGTCTCGAGTCCGCTGCTGGCGCTGCGCGGCACCGATCCGATCGTCGTGAAGGGCGACGTCGAGCTGGCCCGCGCGCGCTACGTCAAGGACGCGATCCAGGGCGCCGACATCCTCGCGTTGACCGACAGCGTCGAGCTCGCCGAGGCGCCGCCACCCGACTTCGTGCGCAACCTGCAGTTCGATCTGCACGTCGAGTCCGACGACCCGCTGCGGGTCGAGAACAACATCGCCAGCGGCGTCGAGGCCAACGCCGACGTGGTCGTCAGCGGCACCTACGACGCCCCCGAGTTCGCCGGCCGCATCGACTTCGAGTCGGGCGGACGCGTCGACCTGCCGTTCCTCACCGGCACCTACGAGCTGCAGCGCGGCCGCGTGAACCTGCTGGGCGACATCGACGAGGCCGAGGTCGATCTGTTGGCGTTGCGGCAGGAGCCGATCTACGTCGACGCGCAGCCGCGGCAGCTGCAGCTGCTGTTGGCAGGCACGCTGGCCGAGATCCGCTGGACCTGCCTCACCGACGGCGACACCGGTGCGGCCCAGCAGACCGCACGCTCGTGCTTCGACTACCTCGTGCTCGGCACCGGCGACGTGCAGGTGTCCGAGGCCGACGTGCGCCGCTTCGGCGGAGGCGGCCTCTCCGAGGCCCGCAAGCCGCTGCAGGTCGTCGGGCACGTGACCGAGCTCGACCTCGACGAGCGGGCGGCGAAGGCGGTTCCGCGTGCGCGCGGCTACGTCCCCGACATGCGCCTACGACTGGGGCAGATCGGCCCGGAGCTGCAGGTCTCGACCCCCCGCTCGTGGTTCGACTTCGACTACGGGCGGCTGTCGTTCGGCTGGGACTACACCCGCGGCTATCCCGGCTTTTTCCTGCGCCAGAGCCGTCAGCTGACCGTGCGACTCGAGCTGCTCGAGCCCATCACGCTGGAGTTCAGCCGCCGCATCCGCTCCTACCTCAACCAGCGCGTGGTGTTCGATCCGCTCACGCAGCGCACGGTCGAGCTGCGCTTCGACGTCTCGGTGCCGAGCGCCAAGTGA